CACGTTGTACCAAGAGTTAAATAAGTTGTCCTTCAGCCATCGTGCGGGACCTTTTGTGTGGGTTGGGGGCTTAATTTCCTGCGTAAGCTCTCGTTCTTCCACTGTGTGATGCGCCTCCCTTATCGGTTAGAACGATTGACAATTCAATCACCGTCTCACTCGGTTAATCCAACGGTTGTACCAATTCATGGCTGCTGATGTCGTCAAACTCATCACCAGATAGCTCACCATAATCATCGCAAAAACAGGGATTGATTGTCCCGTCTGCGTCATCATCGTATTTCCGACGCTCACCAGATCCGGGAAACCGATTGCAACAGCCAAACTTGAATTTTTCGTGAGGTTCAGGTACTGGCTGGTCAGCGGTGGCACAATGATAGGGATAGACTGGGGGAGAACGATTAACCGTAATGTCTGCGATTCACTCAAACCGACGGCTCTCGCGGCTTCCCGTTGGCCCTTAACGACCGATTGTATACCGCTTCTCACGATTTCGGCAATAAAAGCACCTGTATACACAGAAAGCGCAATTAAAAGGGCAGAAAACTCTGGTGAAAAGCGCATCCCGCCTTGGAAATTGAAACCTTGTAACACCGGTAAATCCAGCGTAAAGGGTCTGCCCGGGGTGAGAAACCATCCACCAAGTGCCACGATCAGGAAGGCAGGCAGCGCCCACTTGGCGCGAAAACCGGGACGATCCAACTGTTGGAGCTTCCGCCACCGCACGACATAGAGAATCACCGCCAAGAGGAAACCCGCACCGAGAAAACCGAGCCAAATTTTCAGACTTGAGGTAGGTTCAGGCGACGGTAGGTATATCCCCCGGTTGTTAATGAACACGCTGCCGAACAGTGCGATACTCTCTCTAACTCTGGGGAGTTGACCGACGACGGCAGTGTACCAAAACAGAATCTGGAGCAGGAGCGGAATGTTTCGGAAACATTCAACATAAGCGGTCGCTATCGTTCGGATTAACCAGTTACTCGACAGTCGAGCGATGCCAAAAAGAAGGCCCAGCAGCGTCGCACAGACGATCCCTATGATGCTGACTTTAAGGGTGTTCAGGATCCCAACCCAGAACGCTTTGAGATACACATCCGAAGGCTCATAGGGAATACCCTCCGAAATGTCAAATCCAGCTTCGTCCTGAAGAAAATCGAGGTTCAGCGTTAACCCCAGCCCACGCAGCCCCTTTAGCATGTTCGTGTACAGAATGACTAACAATAGGATTACACCGAGCAAGAAAATAACCTGAAACAGGACCCGCAAAACTCGGATATCTCGCCAGAAGGGGATTTTTCCCGATACCACCTTAGGTGAATTATTTTCCATCTTTAACGGAACGGCATCGCATAAAGTAAACCGCCTTGCGTCCACGGTTTATTGACCCCACGCGGCAGACCCAACGGTGTCAGATTACGGTCAAAAATCTCGCCATAGTTGCCGACAGCAGCGATGACTTGGCGTGCCCAATCCTTCGACAGCCCGAGTTTTTCACCCATACCCCCACTCTCATCTAAACCCAAGAACCGCTTGATTTCGGGATTCTCTGTATTCTCTGGTTTAAAGGTGCTGACGTTGGCTTGCGTAATGCCGTGCTCCTCGGCAGAGAACGTGGCATAAACGACCCAACTCACGACATCATTCCACTTGTTATCTCCGTGGACGGTGACAGGACCCAAAGGTTCTTTTGAAATGGTTACGTCAAGAATAACATGGTCATCCGGGTTTTTTAGGGATTGACGCCGAGAGAGTAATTGGGACTTATCGCTTGTCACGACATCACAACGCTCTTGGTCGTAACTTTGATAAAGCGTCTCAGTCTCCTCAAAGACAACAGGTTCAACTTCGATGCCTAAGGCGCGTGTCGTATCAGCGAGGTTTAACTCGGTCGTACTGCCAGCGGTGACCCCGACAGTCGCACCCGCCAACTCCGTGAGTGATGTTATCCCCAGCTCCTTGCGGAGCATGAACCCCTGCCCGTCGTAAAAGGTCGGTGGGCAGAAGTCAGCACCGAGATCGGTGTCGCGGGTCAATGTCCAAGTGGTGTTGCGGATAAGAACATCTATTTCGCCCGTCTGGAGAGCGGGAAAACGTTCAGCCGCCTTTAAGGGACGGAACTCCACCTTATTCGGATCCCCCAGAACGGCAGCGGCGATTGCCC
The DNA window shown above is from Candidatus Poribacteria bacterium and carries:
- a CDS encoding ABC transporter permease subunit (The N-terminal region of this protein, as described by TIGR01726, is a three transmembrane segment that identifies a subfamily of ABC transporter permease subunits, which specificities that include histidine, arginine, glutamine, glutamate, L-cystine (sic), the opines (in Agrobacterium) octopine and nopaline, etc.), whose product is MENNSPKVVSGKIPFWRDIRVLRVLFQVIFLLGVILLLVILYTNMLKGLRGLGLTLNLDFLQDEAGFDISEGIPYEPSDVYLKAFWVGILNTLKVSIIGIVCATLLGLLFGIARLSSNWLIRTIATAYVECFRNIPLLLQILFWYTAVVGQLPRVRESIALFGSVFINNRGIYLPSPEPTSSLKIWLGFLGAGFLLAVILYVVRWRKLQQLDRPGFRAKWALPAFLIVALGGWFLTPGRPFTLDLPVLQGFNFQGGMRFSPEFSALLIALSVYTGAFIAEIVRSGIQSVVKGQREAARAVGLSESQTLRLIVLPQSIPIIVPPLTSQYLNLTKNSSLAVAIGFPDLVSVGNTMMTQTGQSIPVFAMIMVSYLVMSLTTSAAMNWYNRWINRVRR
- a CDS encoding amino acid ABC transporter substrate-binding protein, whose translation is MRKLLFRVSAFLLAIALVVPLLAEGEEGILDKVKNRGRLICGVNKELPGFGFLGQDGEWKGFDVDYGRAIAAAVLGDPNKVEFRPLKAAERFPALQTGEIDVLIRNTTWTLTRDTDLGADFCPPTFYDGQGFMLRKELGITSLTELAGATVGVTAGSTTELNLADTTRALGIEVEPVVFEETETLYQSYDQERCDVVTSDKSQLLSRRQSLKNPDDHVILDVTISKEPLGPVTVHGDNKWNDVVSWVVYATFSAEEHGITQANVSTFKPENTENPEIKRFLGLDESGGMGEKLGLSKDWARQVIAAVGNYGEIFDRNLTPLGLPRGVNKPWTQGGLLYAMPFR